The following proteins are co-located in the Planococcus plakortidis genome:
- the ptsG gene encoding glucose-specific PTS transporter subunit IIBC, translating to MSTNVFGTLQKVGKALMLPVALLPAAGILLAFGTSFSQDTFVEAVPFFGTPWVQSLLHVMAEAGGVVFDNLPLLFAVGVAIGLAGGDGVAGLAAIIGYLIMNVTMKAVGGITEDMATSDPAYAMVLGIPTLQTGVFGGIIVGILAATMYNKFFNINLPQFLGFFAGKRFVPIITAFSALFLGIAMFLVWPFAQNGLNALSHFMLETNRTLAAFVFGVIERSLIPFGLHHIFYSPFWFEFGSYTNAAGEIIRGDQRIFFEQLQDGVEFTAGTFMTGKFPFMMFGLPAAALAIYHCARPERKKVVGGIMASAALTSFLTGITEPLEFAFLFVAPVLFGIHAVFAGLSFMIMHILDVKIGMTFSGGLIDFLLFGVMPGRTEWFWVIVVGLFFAVIYYFGFRFAIQKFNLMTPGREDEEENEDGDEAVGELPYEILQAMGGQQNITHLDACITRLRVSVEDKSVVDKNKLKKLGASGVMEVGNNIQAIFGPVSDNLRGQMQDIINGKTPRTKQDVSEIIDQAKDAGDAPVRLGTVDFGIPITGDILPITDVPDQVFSGRMVGDGFAIKPSEGKVFSPVNGEVVTLFPTKHAIGLKADDGTEMLIHIGIDTVHLKGEGFTAHVEQGDLVEQGQLLMEMDLAYISEHAPSIITPVVFTSLQEGQQVNIKTSGHVESNTKDLIEITGGNEEV from the coding sequence ATGTCTACTAACGTATTCGGTACTTTGCAAAAAGTCGGGAAGGCATTGATGCTGCCGGTCGCGCTCTTGCCCGCAGCCGGAATTTTGCTGGCATTCGGCACAAGCTTTTCACAAGACACATTTGTGGAAGCGGTACCATTCTTCGGCACCCCGTGGGTCCAGTCCTTGCTCCACGTCATGGCGGAAGCCGGCGGTGTCGTCTTTGATAACCTGCCACTGCTATTTGCGGTCGGCGTCGCGATCGGCTTAGCCGGCGGCGACGGGGTCGCAGGCCTCGCCGCGATCATCGGCTATTTGATCATGAACGTCACGATGAAAGCCGTCGGCGGCATCACGGAAGACATGGCCACGTCAGACCCGGCCTACGCCATGGTCCTCGGGATCCCGACCTTGCAGACCGGCGTCTTCGGCGGGATCATCGTCGGGATACTGGCCGCAACCATGTACAATAAATTCTTCAATATCAACTTGCCGCAATTTCTCGGCTTTTTTGCAGGAAAGCGCTTTGTCCCGATCATCACCGCTTTCTCGGCATTGTTCCTCGGCATCGCCATGTTCCTCGTCTGGCCTTTCGCACAGAACGGCTTGAACGCGTTGTCCCATTTCATGCTGGAAACGAACCGCACACTGGCGGCCTTTGTATTCGGCGTCATCGAACGTTCGTTGATTCCTTTCGGGCTCCACCATATTTTCTATTCGCCGTTCTGGTTTGAGTTCGGCTCATATACCAATGCCGCAGGCGAAATCATCCGCGGCGACCAGCGCATCTTCTTTGAACAGCTGCAGGACGGTGTCGAATTCACGGCCGGCACGTTCATGACAGGGAAATTCCCGTTCATGATGTTCGGACTTCCAGCGGCAGCACTCGCGATCTACCACTGCGCACGCCCTGAACGCAAGAAAGTTGTCGGCGGCATCATGGCATCAGCTGCCCTTACTTCATTCCTGACAGGGATCACTGAACCGCTTGAATTCGCATTCCTTTTCGTCGCTCCCGTGTTGTTCGGGATCCACGCAGTATTCGCGGGGCTATCGTTCATGATCATGCACATCCTCGACGTCAAAATCGGCATGACCTTCTCCGGCGGCTTGATCGACTTCCTGCTGTTCGGCGTCATGCCGGGCAGAACGGAATGGTTCTGGGTCATCGTCGTCGGCCTGTTCTTCGCAGTCATTTACTATTTCGGCTTCCGTTTCGCCATCCAAAAATTCAATTTGATGACTCCGGGACGTGAAGACGAAGAAGAAAACGAAGACGGCGACGAAGCTGTCGGCGAACTGCCTTATGAAATCCTGCAAGCGATGGGCGGACAACAGAACATCACCCACCTGGATGCCTGCATCACCCGCCTGCGCGTCAGTGTAGAAGACAAAAGTGTAGTCGATAAGAATAAATTGAAAAAACTCGGGGCTTCCGGCGTCATGGAAGTCGGCAATAACATCCAAGCGATCTTCGGGCCCGTCTCCGACAATCTGCGCGGTCAAATGCAAGACATCATCAACGGCAAGACGCCGCGCACGAAACAAGACGTCTCCGAGATCATCGACCAGGCGAAAGACGCGGGAGATGCACCGGTACGCCTCGGCACAGTCGATTTCGGCATCCCGATCACAGGCGACATCCTGCCGATCACCGATGTGCCGGACCAAGTCTTTTCGGGCAGAATGGTCGGCGACGGCTTTGCGATCAAACCGTCTGAAGGCAAAGTGTTCTCTCCAGTGAACGGAGAAGTCGTCACCTTGTTCCCGACGAAACACGCCATCGGTTTGAAAGCGGATGACGGCACTGAAATGCTCATCCACATTGGCATCGATACCGTCCACTTGAAAGGCGAAGGCTTCACGGCGCACGTCGAGCAAGGCGACCTCGTTGAACAAGGGCAGTTATTGATGGAAATGGACCTCGCCTATATTAGCGAACACGCTCCCTCCATCATCACGCCGGTCGTGTTCACGAGCCTTCAGGAAGGCCAGCAAGTGAACATCAAAACCTCCGGCCACGTCGAGTCGAATACGAAAGACCTGATCGAAATCACTGGCGGGAACGAAGAAGTCTAA
- the ade gene encoding adenine deaminase has protein sequence MDLKKAQLKNRIDVANKRKKADLVIRHASIVNVFTKTLTTGDVAVSDGVIVGIGEYEGIEEIDAKGKFIAPGLIDAHVHIESSMVTPQQFSQIVLPHGVTTAITDPHEIANVSGTDGLEFMLKDARSAMLDIKMMLPSCVPATPFENAGARLSAGDLRPFAGRDSVLGLAEVMDFPAVLNGDEAILDKLLLSNQIDGHAAGLSANDINVYGTAGILTDHECVTKEEMAMRLERGLYVMLREGSVAKDLHALLEGVTEQNAQRCLFCTDDKHLDDLIEEGSVDYNVRTAIQYGIHPITAISMATLNAAQCFGLHHKGAIAPGYDADFVLLDNLEDFTIAEVYKSGQLAAKDGRYAGPVNTDCDSSSVRETVRIAELSADMLQIPMGTNAAAHIIGINPNKLITEHLIEDVPVADGMFVSNPASGHLKIAVIERHRATGNIGLGIVKGLGLQNGAIATTVAHDSHNVIVVGTNDDDMLAAINALQQLQGGLAVVQNGEVLASLPLPIAGLMSDKPFPAVYEQLKTMDHSLLQIGAPTHFNAFLTLSFLSLPVIPHLKLTDRGLFDVAKFRHISVPVPVSDTI, from the coding sequence ATGGACTTGAAAAAAGCCCAATTGAAAAACAGGATCGACGTTGCCAACAAACGGAAAAAAGCAGACCTCGTCATCCGCCATGCGTCGATTGTCAATGTCTTCACGAAAACCTTGACGACCGGAGACGTGGCGGTCAGCGATGGCGTGATCGTCGGAATCGGTGAGTATGAGGGCATCGAGGAAATCGATGCCAAAGGAAAGTTCATCGCACCCGGCTTGATCGATGCCCATGTCCACATCGAGTCGTCGATGGTCACGCCCCAGCAGTTCTCGCAAATCGTGCTGCCGCACGGCGTGACGACTGCCATTACCGATCCGCATGAAATCGCCAATGTCAGCGGGACGGACGGGCTTGAGTTCATGCTGAAAGATGCGCGATCGGCAATGCTCGATATTAAAATGATGCTGCCGTCGTGTGTCCCGGCGACGCCATTCGAGAATGCGGGAGCCCGGTTGTCTGCGGGCGACTTGCGGCCTTTTGCCGGGCGCGATTCAGTGCTCGGCTTGGCGGAAGTGATGGATTTCCCCGCCGTATTGAATGGAGATGAAGCGATCCTCGATAAACTCCTGCTGAGCAATCAAATCGACGGCCACGCAGCGGGACTCAGCGCAAATGATATCAATGTTTACGGCACCGCCGGCATCTTGACGGACCACGAATGCGTGACGAAAGAGGAAATGGCGATGCGCCTTGAACGCGGCCTGTACGTCATGCTGCGAGAAGGTTCTGTCGCGAAAGACCTGCACGCTTTACTCGAAGGCGTAACCGAACAAAATGCGCAGCGCTGCTTGTTCTGCACAGATGATAAGCACCTTGATGATCTGATCGAAGAAGGCAGCGTCGATTACAACGTCCGGACAGCCATTCAGTATGGCATCCACCCCATCACCGCCATTTCCATGGCGACCTTGAATGCTGCCCAATGTTTCGGGCTTCATCATAAAGGTGCCATCGCTCCTGGCTATGACGCAGATTTTGTCTTGCTCGATAATTTGGAAGACTTCACGATTGCTGAAGTCTATAAAAGTGGGCAGTTGGCGGCGAAAGACGGCCGCTATGCAGGGCCCGTAAATACAGACTGTGACAGCTCCTCGGTGCGGGAAACAGTACGCATTGCCGAACTGTCCGCAGACATGCTGCAAATTCCAATGGGCACGAATGCGGCCGCACATATTATCGGCATCAACCCGAACAAATTGATCACCGAGCATTTAATAGAAGACGTGCCAGTCGCTGACGGCATGTTTGTTTCGAATCCGGCAAGCGGCCATTTGAAAATCGCCGTCATCGAACGCCACCGGGCGACCGGCAACATCGGGCTCGGCATTGTCAAAGGGCTCGGCCTCCAAAACGGCGCCATCGCGACAACCGTCGCGCACGATTCGCATAATGTCATTGTGGTCGGGACGAATGATGACGATATGTTAGCAGCAATCAATGCACTCCAGCAGCTGCAAGGCGGTTTGGCGGTCGTCCAAAATGGCGAAGTCCTGGCCAGTTTGCCGCTGCCGATTGCCGGCTTGATGTCCGACAAACCGTTTCCTGCAGTTTATGAGCAGCTGAAGACAATGGATCACAGCCTGCTTCAGATCGGTGCTCCAACCCATTTCAATGCCTTCCTGACTTTATCGTTCCTGTCGCTGCCGGTCATTCCCCACCTGAAACTGACCGACCGGGGATTGTTCGATGTCGCGAAATTCCGGCATATTTCTGTTCCTGTCCCTGTGTCAGACACAATTTAA
- the glcT gene encoding glucose PTS transporter transcription antiterminator GlcT — MEQLLTIEKVLNNNVVIARHDTYKEVVLIGNGLGFNRKKGDVISFGHADKTFLLKDEAEKKQFVNLIPHIAEDLIAFINDQLLYIEEQMGTELNEHIHVALTDHLSFAIKRIQQNMQFSNSFLFEIESLYPKEYQVAKGVVKAFENRMGIVFPEGEIGFIALHIHSAVTDKSLRDINRDHALISRLTQLIEDGLKVDLSKDTVNHHRLIQHLHRAIDRIHHGESLGDENKLQELLKAEYPVCYNLAWKLIKVMQNQLKKPVDEAEVLYLTIHLQRLTHTN; from the coding sequence ATGGAACAGCTATTGACCATCGAGAAAGTATTGAATAACAATGTCGTGATCGCCCGCCATGATACCTATAAGGAAGTCGTCTTGATCGGAAATGGCCTCGGCTTCAACCGGAAAAAAGGCGATGTCATTTCGTTTGGCCATGCCGATAAGACCTTCCTGTTAAAAGACGAGGCGGAAAAGAAACAATTCGTCAATTTGATCCCGCATATCGCTGAAGACCTCATCGCGTTTATCAACGACCAGCTCTTATACATCGAAGAACAGATGGGTACCGAGTTGAATGAACACATCCATGTAGCGCTGACGGATCATTTGTCTTTCGCCATCAAGCGCATCCAGCAGAACATGCAGTTCTCGAACTCCTTCCTGTTTGAAATCGAGTCTTTGTATCCGAAAGAATACCAGGTGGCAAAAGGCGTCGTGAAGGCATTCGAAAACCGCATGGGCATCGTGTTCCCGGAAGGCGAGATCGGCTTTATCGCGCTCCACATCCACAGCGCCGTGACCGATAAATCCTTGCGTGACATCAACCGCGACCATGCGCTCATCTCGCGCCTGACGCAATTGATCGAAGACGGGCTGAAAGTCGATTTGAGCAAAGACACCGTCAATCACCACCGGCTGATCCAGCACCTGCACCGGGCGATTGACCGCATCCATCACGGCGAGTCGCTGGGCGATGAGAATAAACTCCAGGAGCTATTGAAAGCCGAATATCCCGTGTGCTATAATTTGGCTTGGAAGCTGATCAAAGTCATGCAAAACCAATTAAAAAAGCCTGTCGACGAAGCGGAAGTGCTTTATCTGACGATTCATCTGCAGCGCTTGACCCATACAAACTGA
- a CDS encoding lysozyme inhibitor LprI family protein: MAKVVGRKALEFALETAQTDALKKGLKGELTLLKVLESKLTASSIVIWDPKFLEFKPDILIIDPNLGFVFVEVKNWSLAFVDQFFSNGKSATKKGMKYPLGQTDNYINELQRYINTLRKDQLDIYRLTSSLVVYTGFSKEEFEKRIEVKSWKEEDFQNYYKKHLFLEDFEYAAFRKLQSSKKFNKSVTQDFTIGELRYIADSLGDDDEEFEMKKVQSRYSENGVANQKFIRRHENKVTKKVRKLTYSLSALAIFSLLMFLIIPLGADSNESYDKAVEDAKFAMANGEYQKALGLYELAVNEKPDDHETKFLYWSLRLLNELTLIAENGDQDKVIEKIDKLRETDKIPHHLERHYQELYTVSVEKQEHENKVKEGIEEIGILVASQKFDQAQSSLDNLKTDQLTKEELDEKEIKLLALAEQIEQGQKELLRKQEVAAESEILKNPIKTEGLSNKSVYMDKLGGIEAGLADLNYLYQAGVTSNILEAEYETLKRWDDALNEIYGVLKTTLSLGEMDRLRVAQREWIVYRDYEAELASQAFEGGTFEEVTLVSVKHQITRDRCYSLVENFMK; this comes from the coding sequence GTGGCAAAAGTTGTAGGGAGAAAAGCTTTAGAGTTTGCATTAGAAACTGCACAAACTGATGCGCTTAAAAAAGGTTTAAAAGGCGAATTAACCTTATTGAAGGTCCTGGAGTCAAAGTTAACAGCTAGCTCAATAGTGATCTGGGATCCTAAATTTCTAGAATTTAAGCCAGACATTTTAATTATCGATCCGAATTTAGGCTTTGTGTTTGTAGAAGTAAAGAATTGGTCACTAGCTTTCGTAGATCAATTTTTTAGCAACGGTAAGTCAGCAACAAAAAAAGGAATGAAATATCCTCTTGGGCAAACAGATAATTATATAAATGAACTTCAGAGATATATTAATACGTTAAGAAAAGATCAGTTAGACATTTATCGTTTGACATCTTCTTTGGTAGTTTATACTGGCTTTTCGAAAGAAGAATTTGAAAAAAGAATAGAAGTGAAAAGTTGGAAAGAGGAAGACTTTCAAAACTATTATAAAAAACATCTGTTTTTAGAGGACTTTGAATACGCTGCATTTCGTAAATTACAATCATCAAAGAAGTTCAATAAAAGTGTCACTCAGGATTTTACCATTGGAGAATTGAGATATATTGCCGATTCACTGGGAGATGATGATGAAGAATTTGAAATGAAAAAAGTTCAGAGTAGGTACTCTGAGAATGGAGTTGCAAATCAAAAATTTATAAGGAGGCATGAAAATAAGGTCACTAAAAAAGTAAGAAAGCTGACCTATTCATTGTCTGCTTTAGCGATTTTTTCTCTACTTATGTTCCTTATTATCCCTCTCGGTGCTGATAGTAATGAAAGCTACGATAAGGCGGTTGAAGATGCTAAATTCGCTATGGCGAATGGGGAATACCAAAAAGCTTTGGGTTTATATGAACTGGCTGTGAATGAAAAACCAGATGACCATGAGACAAAGTTTTTGTATTGGTCTTTACGTTTATTGAACGAATTAACTTTAATAGCTGAAAATGGAGATCAAGATAAGGTCATAGAAAAAATTGATAAATTAAGAGAGACAGATAAAATACCACACCATTTAGAAAGGCATTATCAGGAGTTGTATACAGTAAGTGTCGAAAAGCAGGAGCACGAAAACAAAGTAAAAGAAGGAATAGAGGAGATTGGAATTCTCGTTGCTAGTCAGAAGTTTGATCAAGCTCAATCTTCACTAGATAACTTGAAGACAGATCAATTAACGAAAGAAGAGTTGGATGAAAAAGAAATCAAACTTCTTGCCCTAGCTGAACAAATTGAACAGGGGCAAAAAGAATTGTTAAGGAAACAAGAGGTAGCCGCTGAATCTGAAATTTTAAAAAATCCGATAAAAACAGAAGGGCTAAGTAATAAAAGTGTCTATATGGATAAATTAGGGGGAATTGAAGCTGGATTGGCAGATTTGAATTACTTATACCAAGCTGGCGTCACTTCAAATATTTTAGAAGCGGAATATGAAACTTTGAAAAGATGGGATGATGCTTTAAATGAAATATACGGGGTGTTAAAAACTACCTTAAGTCTTGGGGAGATGGATAGATTAAGAGTTGCGCAGAGAGAATGGATAGTATACAGAGATTATGAAGCGGAGCTTGCTTCCCAAGCATTCGAGGGAGGCACTTTTGAAGAGGTGACACTCGTGTCAGTAAAGCATCAAATAACACGCGATCGTTGCTATAGCTTGGTAGAAAATTTTATGAAATGA
- a CDS encoding endonuclease/exonuclease/phosphatase family protein, giving the protein MKLLTLNCHAWHEENQLEKIRHLAQAIAEKEYDVIALQEVNQSIDDEPEHVVKHDNYARVLLQELEQLGVTGYSMVWDFSHLVYGRYEEGLVILTRHPVIDEHSFFVSQSTDKHSPKTRKIVGAMIHYKGQPFTFYSCHTGWWHDVEEPFQFQADQLLGQMKTDAPAFLMGDFNNDASLEQQGYVYLLENGLHDTYTLAEEKDAGITVQGKITGWSDNKQDLRIDLILSTEPFKVKSSKVIFNGDHKPLVSDHFGVEVQLIMDC; this is encoded by the coding sequence ATGAAACTACTGACTTTGAATTGCCACGCTTGGCACGAAGAAAACCAGCTGGAGAAAATCCGCCACTTGGCACAAGCCATTGCCGAAAAGGAGTATGACGTCATCGCCTTGCAGGAAGTCAACCAGTCGATCGACGATGAACCAGAACATGTCGTCAAGCACGACAATTACGCACGGGTCCTGCTTCAGGAGCTGGAGCAACTCGGCGTGACAGGCTATTCGATGGTATGGGATTTCTCCCACCTCGTCTACGGACGCTACGAAGAAGGGCTGGTGATCTTGACGCGCCACCCGGTCATCGATGAACATAGCTTTTTCGTCAGCCAAAGCACCGACAAGCATTCCCCGAAAACGCGGAAGATTGTCGGCGCAATGATCCATTACAAAGGCCAGCCCTTCACGTTCTATTCCTGCCACACCGGCTGGTGGCACGATGTGGAAGAGCCGTTCCAATTCCAGGCCGACCAGCTGCTTGGGCAAATGAAAACAGATGCCCCTGCTTTTTTGATGGGCGACTTCAATAACGACGCCTCGCTCGAACAACAAGGCTATGTCTACTTATTGGAAAATGGGCTGCACGACACCTACACACTGGCCGAGGAAAAAGATGCCGGCATCACCGTCCAAGGCAAAATCACCGGCTGGAGTGACAACAAGCAAGACTTGCGCATCGATTTGATCCTGTCCACCGAACCCTTCAAGGTCAAATCGTCGAAAGTCATCTTCAATGGCGACCACAAGCCGCTCGTATCGGACCATTTCGGGGTGGAAGTTCAGTTGATAATGGATTGTTGA
- a CDS encoding Gfo/Idh/MocA family protein — protein MKFGIIGTNWITDRFIKAAKQHPDFDIGAVYSRSEETGHAFADKYGVDAVYTDMKKMFEEGGIDAVYIASPNAFHAEQSLLAMQSGVHVLCEKPAVVSLDEMDRVIAASQETGMTYMEAMKSTVTPAFLRLKEELHKIGPIRRYVFHYNQYSSRYDKYKEGTIENAFKPELGNGAKTDLGVYGLAPLVHLAGEPDAVLRNRYLLSTGAEGQGSMILDYGECEAVVMYSKISDSHLPSEIQGEEGVIEIDKISDPQHVLIKYRDGSTEDISVMHEFDTMYYEVAEFIRCVREGQIESAINTHEISRQVTKLLL, from the coding sequence ATGAAATTCGGAATCATTGGCACGAATTGGATTACCGATCGATTCATCAAGGCAGCGAAGCAGCACCCTGATTTCGATATCGGTGCCGTGTATTCGAGAAGCGAGGAGACGGGACACGCGTTTGCGGATAAATACGGGGTGGATGCGGTCTATACCGACATGAAAAAAATGTTCGAGGAAGGCGGGATCGACGCGGTCTATATCGCTTCGCCGAATGCGTTCCACGCCGAACAGAGCCTGCTCGCGATGCAAAGCGGCGTGCATGTGCTATGCGAAAAGCCGGCCGTTGTCAGCCTGGACGAGATGGACCGGGTGATTGCGGCTTCACAGGAAACCGGCATGACTTATATGGAAGCGATGAAGTCGACCGTGACGCCGGCTTTCCTGCGCCTGAAAGAAGAACTGCACAAGATCGGGCCGATCCGCCGCTACGTGTTCCATTACAACCAGTATTCGTCCCGCTACGATAAATACAAAGAAGGCACTATCGAAAACGCATTCAAGCCGGAACTCGGAAACGGCGCGAAAACGGATCTCGGCGTTTACGGCCTGGCGCCGCTCGTCCATCTCGCAGGCGAACCGGACGCTGTATTGCGCAACCGCTACCTGTTGTCGACCGGTGCGGAAGGGCAAGGCAGCATGATCCTTGATTACGGCGAATGCGAAGCGGTCGTCATGTACTCGAAGATTTCGGATTCGCATTTGCCGAGTGAAATCCAAGGCGAAGAAGGCGTCATCGAAATCGACAAGATCAGCGACCCGCAGCATGTGCTGATCAAATACCGCGACGGTTCGACAGAAGACATTTCCGTTATGCACGAATTCGATACGATGTATTACGAAGTCGCCGAGTTCATCCGTTGCGTACGCGAGGGCCAAATAGAGTCTGCCATCAACACGCATGAAATCTCCCGGCAAGTGACGAAGCTATTGCTTTGA
- a CDS encoding DUF1643 domain-containing protein: MANRNWKCNEKVEAIFDSSSELDCKYRYLLKCDWDISLPKVTFVMLNPSVADTNICDPTLSRCINYAKKWGYGGINAVNLFAYISTDPKQLKKKTDPVGKLNDKYIIEAVEDSKLVVFAWGTEYGKLNNRNRKVVALLKTYKPHCLKKTKDGDPSHPLYLSKDLTPISY, encoded by the coding sequence GTGGCAAACAGAAACTGGAAGTGCAATGAAAAGGTCGAAGCGATTTTCGATAGTTCAAGTGAGTTGGATTGCAAATATCGGTATCTTTTGAAATGTGATTGGGATATTAGTTTGCCCAAAGTGACTTTTGTTATGCTGAATCCTAGTGTAGCTGATACAAATATATGTGACCCAACTTTAAGTAGGTGCATAAATTATGCTAAGAAGTGGGGGTACGGAGGAATTAATGCTGTGAATTTATTTGCTTACATTTCTACGGACCCTAAACAGTTGAAGAAAAAAACCGATCCAGTTGGAAAACTGAATGATAAATATATTATCGAAGCCGTAGAAGATTCGAAACTTGTAGTTTTTGCTTGGGGAACAGAGTATGGAAAGCTAAATAATCGTAATCGGAAAGTTGTTGCTTTATTAAAGACCTATAAGCCACACTGTCTCAAGAAAACAAAAGATGGTGATCCATCGCATCCCCTATATTTAAGTAAAGATTTAACCCCGATTTCTTATTAA
- a CDS encoding carbon starvation protein A has protein sequence MVTFFAALALLILGYMFYSKFIEKVFGVDDKTPTPAYAQADSMDYVPMSWWKGNLIQLLNIAGLGPIYGAVAGALYGPVAFIWIVVGCIFAGGVHDYFSGMMSMRHGGAQFPTLVGRYLGKNAKVFINGLSLVLMLLVAAAFTAGPAQLIAQITPISFIWALALIFAYFVLATILPINRIIGRIYPLLGGILLFMAIAVAVALVFSGKPMPNLTFSNLHPGELPIWPLLMVTVSCGAISGFHSTQSPIIARTMKKETDGRKIFYGAMVIEGIIALIWAAAGMTFFNGTEGLGAALAAGGPSGVVNEISISLLGTLGGILAIFGVIILPITTGDTALRSSRMILSDLLSKFTKTDGTVRILLITIPLAIPTFYMATIDYTFLWRYVGWTNQVVATFMLWTATMYLLKNYKMHWISGVPAMFMTGVISMYIFYAPEGLNMEYHIAAMIGSVITLAVALWYVAQIVKYRAAKQVDSEVEAV, from the coding sequence ATGGTTACTTTTTTCGCAGCACTTGCACTATTGATATTGGGATACATGTTTTATTCGAAATTCATCGAAAAGGTATTCGGCGTCGACGACAAAACGCCAACGCCCGCCTATGCGCAGGCCGATAGCATGGACTACGTGCCGATGAGCTGGTGGAAAGGCAATTTGATCCAACTGTTGAACATCGCAGGCCTTGGCCCGATCTACGGCGCTGTAGCTGGCGCATTGTACGGCCCCGTCGCTTTCATCTGGATCGTCGTCGGCTGCATCTTCGCTGGCGGCGTCCACGATTACTTTTCCGGCATGATGTCGATGCGCCACGGTGGAGCGCAATTCCCGACACTGGTCGGGCGCTACCTCGGAAAGAACGCGAAAGTCTTCATCAACGGCTTGTCGCTCGTGTTGATGCTGCTCGTAGCGGCTGCCTTCACGGCTGGCCCTGCTCAATTGATCGCCCAAATCACGCCGATCTCCTTTATCTGGGCGCTTGCACTTATTTTTGCTTATTTCGTTCTTGCAACGATCTTGCCGATCAACCGCATCATCGGCCGCATCTACCCGCTACTCGGCGGCATCCTGTTGTTCATGGCCATCGCAGTAGCCGTGGCACTCGTGTTCTCAGGAAAACCAATGCCGAACTTGACCTTCAGCAATTTGCATCCAGGCGAATTACCAATCTGGCCGCTATTGATGGTTACCGTTTCTTGCGGCGCAATCTCCGGCTTCCATAGCACGCAAAGCCCGATCATTGCCCGCACCATGAAAAAAGAAACCGACGGCCGCAAAATCTTCTACGGCGCCATGGTCATCGAAGGCATCATCGCCTTGATTTGGGCGGCTGCCGGCATGACCTTCTTCAACGGCACCGAAGGACTCGGCGCAGCACTTGCAGCTGGCGGGCCATCTGGCGTCGTCAATGAAATCTCGATCTCGCTCCTTGGCACGCTTGGCGGCATCCTCGCGATCTTCGGCGTCATCATCTTGCCGATCACGACGGGCGATACCGCACTGCGCTCGTCGCGCATGATCCTATCTGACCTGCTGTCGAAATTCACCAAGACCGACGGCACCGTCAGAATCCTATTGATCACCATCCCACTCGCCATCCCGACGTTCTACATGGCGACGATCGACTACACCTTCCTGTGGCGCTATGTCGGCTGGACCAACCAAGTCGTCGCGACCTTCATGCTGTGGACCGCGACGATGTATTTGCTCAAGAACTACAAAATGCACTGGATCAGCGGTGTGCCGGCCATGTTCATGACAGGCGTCATCTCCATGTACATCTTCTATGCACCTGAAGGCTTAAACATGGAATACCACATCGCCGCCATGATCGGCTCGGTCATCACCTTGGCTGTTGCCCTGTGGTATGTGGCGCAGATTGTGAAATACCGCGCTGCGAAGCAGGTGGATTCGGAAGTTGAGGCTGTTTAA